One stretch of Lucilia cuprina isolate Lc7/37 chromosome 6, ASM2204524v1, whole genome shotgun sequence DNA includes these proteins:
- the LOC111680025 gene encoding uncharacterized protein LOC111680025 — protein sequence MEQSLSLTQSRVLKYFFFHCTLISRLVGALNFSYDFKRQKFVQQSKIQHYYCACLHIIYVLILPWALASSYFKEASFEQKPFYILLNVAITVLRLPALFLTLLGTWLGRKNFIKVIQRFELLRLRYFHLLSETKRREILKHNDILISLKIITSISLISTFYMRILIFAKNPSREFIAYSVYFGILEALSIFKMNFFYCCMCYANCVVRYVRDILLEECSKITAHKVGELLKIYMEVSRLVKEIRRVYQWEILSITLASMVALIGLLFNFIINWQNLEQHQLGVWYILLLIFGLNAAFVNMLDILLIAFVCCNTIMCTRRIRDVLLLINVQTQSQNQDELQKERISGPRCSRINQTHYIVSSIYFGIIDLTKVLVDVNIYMGLLFIYMCVQILIQSLRNIEKEIQLMHQLQRNGQTINLKLHQKWRQKLNQNITLIARDAGKLKSLAEELFITDINNVSLLYNICELLINSFKEMGHLVYQTGIYASLGTRDIFRRDDLTLSLELLLLQLQYREFKFSVCGIFVINNSTCMSLISSVVLNLLYLIQSVVQLL from the exons ATGGAGCAATCATTGTCGTTAACACAAAGTCGCGTActtaagtattttttctttcattgcACTTTAATCTCACGTTTAGTGGGTGCCTTAAACTTTTCGTATGATTTTAAACGTCAAAAGTTCGTGCAACAGTCAAAAATTCAACATTATTATTGTGCCTGCTTACACATTATCTATGTTTTAATCTTACCCTGGGCTTTGGCGTCATCGTATTTTAAAGAGGCCTCTTTTGAGCAGAAACCATTCTATATACTACTGAACGTAGCTATAACGGTATTACGTTTACCGGCcttatttttaacacttttgggCACTTGGTTGGGacgtaaaaactttattaaagttATTCAACGTTTTGAGCTATTGCGCTTGcgttattttcatttgttaagTGAAACCAAACGTCGGGAAATTTTGAAACATAATGATATATTaatctctttaaaaataataacttctATCAGTTTGATTTCAACTTTCTATATGCGTATTttgatttttgctaaaaatcctTCTCGAGAGTTTATTGCTTACAGTGTATACTTTGGCATTCTGGAAGCTTTAAGTATTTTCAAAATGAATTTCTTTTACTGTTGTATGTGTTATGCAAATTGTGTGGTGCGTTATGTACGTGACATATTATTGGAAGAATGCTCGAAAATAACGGCTCATAAAGTTggggaattattaaaaatttatatggaagTTAGTCGTTTGGTTAAGGAGATACGTCGTGTTTATCAATGGGAAATATTAAGTATCACTTTGGCTTCAATGGTGGCTTTGATTGGTTTACTGtttaattttatcataaattgGCAGAATTTGGAACAACATCAGCTGGGAGTTTGGTATATATTGCTTTTGATTTTTGGTCTAAATGCCGCTTTTGTTAATATGttggatattttgttaattGCTTTCGTCTGTTGCAATACCATCATGTGTACCAGACGTATAAGAGATGTTTTGCTGCTCATAAATGTTCAAACACAATCACAAAATCAAGATGAATTACAAAAAGAG CGCATAAGTGGACCCAGATGTTCGAGAATCAATCAAACACATTATATAGTCAGCAGTATTTACTTTGGCATTATAGATCTAACCAAGGTGTTGGTAGATGTAAATATCTATATGGGTCTTTTATTCATCTATATGTGTGTGCAGATATTAATACAAAgtttaagaaatattgaaaaagaaattcaattaaTGCATCAATTACAAAGGAATGGACAGACAATTAATCTTAAACTTCATCAAAAATGGCGTCAAAAGTTAAATCAGAACATAACTCTTATCGCTAGAGATGCAGGCAAATTAAAAAGTTTGGCAGAAgaattattta TAACGGATATAAATAATGTTAGTTTGTTATATAATATTTgcgaattattaataaatagttttaaagaaatggGTCATTTGGTTTATCAAACTGGTATTTATGCCTCATTGGGTACTAGAGATATATTTCGCAGAGATGATTTGACTTTAAGT TTGGAGTTATTATTACTGCAGCTACAATATCGTGAATTTAAATTTAGCGTTTGTggaatatttgttattaataatagCACTTGTATGTCTTTAATAAGTTCAgtggtattaaatttattatatcttATACAATCGGTAGTGCAattattataa